In Balneolales bacterium ANBcel1, the following proteins share a genomic window:
- the ispF gene encoding 2-C-methyl-D-erythritol 2,4-cyclodiphosphate synthase produces MIRVGYGYDLHRLAKGRKLVLGGVTIPHDKGLDGHSDADVLLHAIIDALLGAAALGDIGTHFPDTASQYKDADSRVLLRSVADLLAEKGHRPGNVDVTVVAEKPKLAPHIEMMRANVAEDLSMAVDKVSIKATTSEQVGIIGREEAMCAMATCLIFEDEKND; encoded by the coding sequence ATGATACGCGTGGGTTATGGATATGATCTTCACAGGCTGGCCAAAGGCCGAAAGCTTGTTCTCGGTGGGGTGACGATACCCCATGACAAGGGGCTGGACGGTCATTCCGATGCCGACGTGTTGCTGCATGCTATTATCGATGCCCTGCTCGGGGCGGCTGCCTTGGGAGATATTGGGACACATTTCCCGGATACCGCGTCACAGTACAAGGATGCCGACAGCAGGGTGCTGCTGAGATCGGTTGCGGATCTCCTCGCCGAAAAAGGGCATCGGCCGGGAAATGTGGATGTCACTGTCGTTGCGGAAAAGCCGAAACTGGCCCCGCATATTGAAATGATGAGAGCAAATGTAGCCGAAGACCTCTCGATGGCTGTTGATAAAGTTTCTATCAAGGCAACCACCTCTGAACAAGTAGGGATTATTGGCAGGGAGGAAGCCATGTGCGCCATGGCAACATGTCTGATTTTTGAAGACGAAAAAAACGATTAA
- the queA gene encoding tRNA preQ1(34) S-adenosylmethionine ribosyltransferase-isomerase QueA, whose translation MKLTDFRYELDKIKIPSHPVEPRDSSRLMVLDRAAKTVTHENFSDIHKYFEKGDCLVYNNTKVFPARLKGKKEKTDASIEVFLLRELQPENKLWDVLVEPARKIRIGNKLYFGDDLVAEVVDNTTSRGRTIRFLFDEPNEKLYSILDELGEMPLPPYIKRKPEEADKERYQTVFARERGAVAAPTAGMHFTPELLEKLQEKGVRMAPITLHIGWGTFRQVEVEDLTKHRMDSENYYISEESSRVINEALNSKKNKVVACGISSVRAIETSTTASGHVKPAMGWTDKFIYPPYDFKITEGLITNFHRPESTMLMLAAAFADFDFLMEVYKEAEAKKYRFFSFGDAMLII comes from the coding sequence ATGAAATTAACGGATTTCAGGTATGAGCTGGACAAAATCAAAATCCCTTCACACCCGGTTGAGCCTCGCGATTCGTCAAGGCTGATGGTGTTGGATCGTGCGGCCAAAACGGTCACGCATGAAAATTTTTCCGATATCCATAAATATTTCGAAAAGGGTGATTGCCTGGTATATAATAATACGAAGGTTTTTCCGGCCAGGCTGAAAGGCAAGAAGGAAAAAACGGATGCTTCCATTGAGGTTTTTCTGCTTCGCGAGTTGCAGCCGGAAAACAAATTGTGGGATGTGCTGGTGGAGCCGGCCAGAAAAATCCGAATCGGCAACAAGCTCTATTTCGGCGATGACCTGGTGGCCGAAGTGGTCGACAACACCACGTCCCGCGGCCGCACCATTCGGTTTCTTTTTGATGAGCCCAACGAGAAGCTCTACTCCATTCTTGACGAGCTGGGTGAAATGCCGCTTCCTCCTTATATCAAGCGGAAGCCGGAAGAAGCGGATAAAGAGCGTTATCAAACGGTGTTTGCCCGGGAGCGAGGGGCGGTGGCCGCACCAACGGCCGGGATGCATTTTACTCCGGAGCTGCTCGAAAAGCTGCAGGAGAAAGGAGTTCGCATGGCGCCGATTACACTCCATATCGGATGGGGTACGTTTCGTCAGGTGGAGGTGGAGGACCTGACCAAGCATCGTATGGATTCAGAGAATTACTACATATCGGAAGAGTCTTCAAGGGTTATCAACGAGGCGCTTAACTCGAAGAAGAACAAGGTGGTTGCCTGTGGAATTTCTTCGGTCAGGGCCATTGAGACAAGCACCACCGCCAGCGGTCATGTAAAGCCGGCCATGGGCTGGACCGACAAGTTCATCTATCCGCCCTACGATTTCAAGATCACGGAAGGGTTGATCACCAACTTTCATCGGCCGGAATCAACCATGCTGATGCTTGCGGCCGCTTTTGCCGATTTTGATTTTTTGATGGAGGTGTACAAGGAAGCGGAAGCCAAAAAGTACCGTTTCTTTTCCTTCGGGGACGCGATGTTAATTATTTAA
- the ispD gene encoding 2-C-methyl-D-erythritol 4-phosphate cytidylyltransferase produces MDSTTGVIIPAAGSGTRMGSGQVKQLLSLRGRPVLAHTVHRLMMLETVRYLVIPTSPELIQTTRNIASQCLREAGREKDVILDVIHGGDERMDSVKNGLLHLMGSSADVVLIHDAVRPCFPLNAVREAIRLALSNGAAILGIPASDTVKVVRDGQVVSTPERKSVWLAQTPQVFRKDILVDAYKKAEKSGFKATDDASLAEFAGYPVYMVRGSQENIKITYPSDLFFAEKWVQSHSAV; encoded by the coding sequence ATGGATTCAACGACAGGGGTCATAATTCCGGCGGCCGGAAGTGGAACCCGGATGGGTTCCGGGCAGGTAAAACAATTGCTGTCGCTCAGAGGCCGCCCTGTTCTGGCTCATACTGTGCACCGGCTTATGATGCTGGAAACTGTCCGGTACCTTGTAATCCCGACCTCACCGGAATTGATTCAGACTACCCGGAATATCGCCTCGCAGTGTTTGCGGGAAGCCGGCAGAGAAAAGGATGTCATATTGGATGTCATCCATGGCGGTGATGAACGCATGGATTCTGTAAAAAACGGATTGCTTCATCTGATGGGATCCAGTGCCGATGTAGTTCTGATTCATGATGCCGTGCGCCCCTGCTTTCCACTTAATGCGGTTCGGGAGGCGATCAGACTTGCGCTTTCGAACGGAGCGGCTATTCTTGGAATACCCGCCAGCGATACGGTGAAAGTGGTCAGGGACGGGCAGGTGGTTTCCACACCGGAACGAAAGTCGGTCTGGCTGGCTCAGACACCCCAGGTTTTTCGCAAGGACATTCTGGTAGATGCCTACAAAAAAGCCGAAAAAAGCGGCTTTAAAGCTACCGATGACGCGTCACTTGCAGAGTTTGCGGGGTATCCGGTATATATGGTCCGGGGATCCCAGGAGAATATCAAGATTACCTACCCATCCGATCTCTTTTTTGCAGAGAAATGGGTTCAGTCACATTCGGCCGTATGA